One genomic window of Roseateles sp. DAIF2 includes the following:
- a CDS encoding phosphatidate cytidylyltransferase produces the protein MSASDQIALLFLILFGLLVLITLGGFLLSLRSVEAQRSQRSTDNWRQFKRDLKAIWVGSCMFWAAWVSGPIGATLLFGVLSFLALREFITLMHTRRADHRSLILAFFAILPLQYVLVGTRHFDLFSVLIPVYGFVAIPVASALADDPQRFLERNAKIQWGIMVCIYGLSHAPALLLLDFKGYQGRGAFLLFFMVFVVGIAQIVQEAASRSLRRRPVARRISRSFSLRAWWLGLAAAAVCGTLLYWITPFKAGQALVMAVIAAAAGTLGGLVMKALKRDAGVIYWGNRSSITGAVGLLDRIAVLCFAAPVFFHSVRWYFKLDL, from the coding sequence ATGAGCGCGAGCGACCAGATCGCGCTGCTGTTCCTGATCCTGTTCGGCCTGCTGGTGCTGATCACCCTGGGCGGCTTCCTGCTGTCGCTGCGCAGCGTCGAGGCGCAGCGCAGCCAGCGCTCGACCGACAACTGGCGCCAGTTCAAGCGCGACCTGAAGGCGATCTGGGTCGGCTCCTGCATGTTCTGGGCCGCCTGGGTCTCGGGGCCGATCGGCGCCACCTTGCTGTTCGGCGTGCTGTCCTTTCTGGCGCTGCGCGAGTTCATCACCCTGATGCACACGCGCCGCGCCGACCACCGCAGCCTGATCCTGGCCTTCTTCGCGATCCTGCCGCTGCAATATGTGCTGGTGGGCACGCGCCACTTCGACCTGTTCTCGGTGCTGATCCCGGTCTACGGCTTCGTCGCTATTCCCGTGGCCAGCGCGCTGGCCGACGATCCGCAGCGCTTCCTGGAGCGCAATGCCAAGATCCAGTGGGGCATCATGGTCTGCATCTACGGTCTCTCGCATGCGCCGGCCCTGCTGCTGCTGGACTTCAAGGGCTACCAGGGCCGCGGCGCCTTCCTGCTGTTCTTCATGGTGTTCGTGGTCGGCATCGCGCAGATCGTGCAGGAGGCGGCCAGCCGCTCGCTGCGGCGCCGGCCGGTGGCGCGCCGCATCAGCCGCAGCTTCTCGCTGCGCGCCTGGTGGCTGGGCCTGGCCGCCGCGGCCGTCTGCGGCACCCTGCTGTACTGGATCACGCCCTTCAAGGCCGGCCAGGCCCTGGTGATGGCGGTGATCGCCGCCGCCGCCGGCACCCTGGGCGGCCTGGTGATGAAGGCGCTCAAGCGCGACGCCGGTGTGATCTACTGGGGCAACCGCAGCTCGATCACCGGCGCGGTTGGCCTGCTGGACCGCATCGCGGTGCTGTGCTTCGCGGCCCCGGTGTTCTTCCATTCCGTGCGCTGGTACTTCAAGTTGGATCTCTGA
- the ruvC gene encoding crossover junction endodeoxyribonuclease RuvC: MRILGIDPGLQTTGFGVIDADGPRLAYVASGTIKTTGAQGAAIGDLPGRLKILFDGIREVHARYQPQCAAVEIVFVNVNPQSTLLLGQARGAALTALVSCELPVSEYTALQMKKAIVGHGHAKKEQIQMMVQRLLNLPGEPGKDAADALGIAIMHAHARVSFEAMSRNTTLQRKQHAQFRGGRTY; encoded by the coding sequence ATGCGTATCCTAGGCATCGACCCCGGCTTGCAGACAACGGGGTTTGGCGTCATCGATGCCGATGGCCCGCGCCTGGCCTATGTGGCCAGCGGCACGATCAAGACCACCGGCGCCCAGGGCGCGGCGATCGGTGACCTGCCGGGGCGGCTGAAGATCCTGTTCGACGGCATCCGCGAGGTCCATGCGCGCTACCAGCCGCAATGCGCGGCGGTCGAGATCGTGTTCGTCAACGTGAACCCGCAATCGACCCTGCTGCTGGGCCAGGCCCGCGGCGCGGCGCTGACGGCCCTGGTTTCCTGCGAGCTGCCGGTCAGCGAATACACCGCGCTGCAGATGAAGAAGGCCATCGTCGGCCATGGCCACGCGAAGAAGGAGCAGATCCAGATGATGGTGCAGCGCCTGCTGAACCTGCCCGGCGAGCCTGGCAAGGACGCCGCCGACGCGCTGGGCATCGCGATCATGCATGCCCATGCGCGCGTCTCCTTCGAGGCGATGAGCCGCAACACCACGCTGCAGCGCAAGCAGCATGCGCAGTTCCGCGGCGGGCGGACCTACTGA
- a CDS encoding endonuclease V, giving the protein MKLAVAVHFEGAQAMAAGVAFEAWDAPEAEKTYLSPIAEVEKKVAKPGELDLRVLPCVMQLLREHRLEPELILIDGFVHLDAEQTPGLGQHLFQALGGNTPVVGVSKTARPGLSSQYEVMREEETAPLLVTCAGIDIGAAKVRLRSMHGRKRIPTLLKLVARLAKNRD; this is encoded by the coding sequence ATGAAACTCGCAGTCGCTGTTCATTTCGAGGGGGCGCAAGCCATGGCCGCCGGCGTGGCTTTCGAGGCCTGGGACGCCCCGGAGGCTGAGAAGACTTATCTCTCGCCTATCGCCGAGGTCGAGAAGAAGGTAGCGAAGCCCGGCGAGCTCGACCTGCGCGTGCTGCCCTGCGTGATGCAGCTGCTGCGCGAACACCGCCTGGAGCCCGAGCTGATCCTGATCGACGGTTTTGTCCACCTCGATGCCGAGCAGACGCCGGGTCTGGGTCAGCACCTGTTCCAGGCGCTGGGCGGGAACACGCCCGTCGTCGGGGTGTCGAAGACGGCCCGGCCCGGCCTGTCGTCGCAATACGAGGTCATGCGGGAAGAGGAAACGGCGCCGCTGCTCGTGACCTGCGCGGGCATCGACATCGGCGCGGCCAAGGTGCGCCTGCGCTCGATGCATGGCAGGAAGCGCATCCCTACGCTCCTGAAGCTCGTGGCCCGCCTGGCGAAGAACCGGGACTGA